In Bacteroidota bacterium, the genomic stretch CTGCTTTCGACATGGAATCAAATTGTATGTAACCTTTGTAATATTGATAAGTCTGAAACAAATTGAGAGAGACAAAAAGGAGAATTATGGATATGGTAACAGTTCTTAACCATTGTTTTTTCTCGAATATCCAACTCATGAAGGCGGCAAAAGGAATAGCCATGACACCATATAAATCTATAAATGCCCGATTGCCATAGCCAACATACCACCAGCACCACCAACTTGTGATAACATAGATGCTGAGTATTGAATAAATCATAATAGGCCAAAAGAAAGCTTTTTGATTTTTATAAATAAAAAATAATCCCACTAATGCCATCGACATGAGGGGTGTATATATCAGCCATCCATTTCGGTAACTGAATAATCCTTTTAAAATTTGTGGGTTGCCAAAGAAAAAACGTTCTCCCTGATACGAAAAGTAAAAATACTGACCTGAAACTGCTTTCCAATAAAGTAGCTGAGGAATCCAAACCAAAACAAAAGCAAGCAGAATAATCAGTATCAGGTAATATTTGCTTAAAAAGAGTTTGAGTTTGTCTTTCAAATCATTCAGACTTGATACTCGATATAGAAGGAAAATGATGACTACCAAAATGTTGGTAGGTCTGATTAACACAATCAAGCCAATGAGTAGTCCAATCAATGTACTATTGACTATTTTAGGTTTGTTATGCCATTGAATACTTAGCCAAACAAATAAAGTAATTAAGGCAAAATTATAGGAATGCGACATGGCTGATCGGATGGCTGTGTAATAGAACAGATTTGTTCCCAGACCAATCACCAATAACGTAATAAAAACGACCTGCTTGCTATATAGCCTGATCAATATTTTTTTAAGGTAAATCAAACCTAAAGCAAAAAAGCAAACACTGCTGAGCATAAGTGCTAAACGGTAGGGTAGAGAATAGCCTCCATCCTGATAAGGTGTTATTTTGGCAATTACATGTGCAATGGCAAAAAATGGAGCATAACAGTAACTTAATCCCATCGACATTTTAATTACTTTACCACCTGTTGGTGTAGTTAGTGGTACAAATTTGTCATACCATTTTTCAGGATGCTCCTTTGTGAAATTTAGCAGCACATCTCCATAAATAAAGGTGGCAGGCAAGTAACTATAATAATTAGTTACATCCCAGCTAATTACTTTATCAGCCTGTTTGTAATTTTTAATATTAAAAACAACATAAAGAGCAATTAACAAGGATAAAACAATTAGAATATTGTTGTAATCGAATTTGGCTTTTTTTAACATACTTGAAATTTAATTCAAAATTAATACATCAATAATTATTTTAACTTTTTCGTTTTGCCCATATTTAAATAGAATTAAAGATTATGCTTGCTGACACTTCAATGAATGAAAACTGGTGAAACAAAAAAAAATAAAATGATATGCAAGTAATGAAATAATAGTTTGTCCTACTACTGAAATTAACGCAAAATGATTTTTTAAAATAATAAAATTAAGCAAATGAAAACAATAATTAAAAAAAGAAGAAACACACTTTTACTGACTCTTGCATTATTAGTAGGAATGACTACAGCAGCAATTGCACAGGGACCTGGATATAATAAAAATGCAAAATCTGAGGATGGTCAGCGTTTTTGTAAAAATATCCCAAATTTAACGACTGATCAAGAACAAAAAATTGAGCAGTTACGAACGAAGCAGATAAAAAAAATGACTTCACTCAAAAATCAAATGAAATTGAAACATGCTGAATTACAACTTCTTCAAACTGCTGAAAAGGTTGATATGAAATCAGTGAATGCGAAAATTGATGAAATTACAAATATTAAGAGTGAGTTAATGAAAAATGGTGCAGCTCACAAACAAGAAATCAGGAAGATTTTAACTGAAGAACAACGTGTTTATTTTGATGCACATGGAGCCAAAGGAAAAGGGAATGGGCGTGCAGGTTCATGTGATGGTCATCGTGGTCAAGGATCTGGTGGCTCAGGTCATTTCAGAAACTGCCCAAACAAATAATTGTAATTTGAATAAGTGTTTTTAGGAGTCATCCAATTTATTGGATGGCTCTTTTTATTTTATAAGCCAGGCAAGTAAAATAACAACCAATAATGCGGGCAACATATTAACTACTTTAATTACTTTGATTTCAAGTATGGTTAAACCAAGCCCAATCAGTAACAATCCTCCAGTTGCAGTCATTTCATTAACCATATGATCTGAAAGAAATGATTCGGAAAAAGATGCAAAATATGTCAAACCACCTTGATATAGAAAGAGAGGAATTATAGAAAACAATACACCAATACCAAAGGCTGATGCAAGAGCGATAGAGGAAAATCCATCCATTAATGATTTGGTATAAAGTAAATTGGGTTTTCCACCTAATCCTTCTTCAATTGCTCCCAGTATTGTCATGGAACCTACACAGAAAAGAATGAATGAGGTGATAAAGCCTTCATTAAAACGATCTGAGCCTAAGCTACTTTTCTTTTGAAGGAAATTACTGAACTGGTTGAAATATTTTTCAATATTGATAAACTCTCCAATTACAGCTCCAATTACAATGCTAAAAACTAATATTAATAAGTTATCCGTTTTAAGAGCCATTGAAAAGCCAAGGAATAAGGTAAAAAGTCCGATTGCTTGAAAAACAATTTTTACAATTTTTTTTGGTAATGCCTTGTGTAACAACAAACCAATTATGCTTCCTAAAATTACTGCTCCAACATTAACAATTGTTCCTGTCATAGCCGCAAATTTACGATAATATTGTTTTTCTCTTTAGCACTCATAATGTGTGAATAGCGTCAAATTAGTACTTCTCTTATTTGTTAAATTGAAATTATATTAGAGATAAGACGTTATTTTAAATATCATTTTACTTTTTCAAAAAATAGGGTATCAATGAGTATAAAATCAAAATTATGAAAGCAAAATATATCCTCCTCATTGCATTGTTATTATTAATGTCAGTTCAGGCTCAGTATCCAAATCATATTAATATTAAGGTAGCAGCAGATAATCAATATATTAAATACGAGATAAATGGTAAAAAATCTGGAACTCATTACACCAAAGCTCTTACATTAAATATTCAAAATATTAGTGTTTCAGATTGGAAAATACATATACCAAATGGAATGGTTATGGAAGCCCATGACGTTGATTATCAAAACTTTATTATAACAAATGAAGAAATGATTACGCTTAAAGCTGGGGAGGTTAAAGAGATAGCTTTATTTGCCATGTGCATTGAAAAAAATGATATCGGACCTGGCGAAAATGAACAATATTATTTAGGTGAAATTGCAAACAAGAAGCTAACAAAAGTTAGTCAATTTATTCAAGATCATACTATGTTTCAGCCTGAAGGTCAATATGCTTTGTGGGCTGTTTCCGATAACTATCCTATTTACAACATCGCTGGTTTTGATACTTCCGCACAACGACAACTTCAAGCTCTTGTAGCTGATGTGACCAATCAAAGCATTCCAACTAATAAACTTTCAAATGATTATATGACTGAGTATTATGATGTGCCAATGCAGTTAACAATTGGAGGTGAATTTGAATATAAGTTCAGGACGGATAAAAGTGTAACAATTGCCATGTTTGACACAAACAATATTGTTGTTAGAGAATTATTTAAGAATCCGCTGGTTAAACCCGGATATCACAAATTCGAGTATGAATTTGATGGTAGTATTTATACAGATGAGGTTTACTTTATCAAGTTAATTGTCAATGGAGAAGTAAAATTGAATCTGAAACTGGCTAAAGTTTGAGGTTATTGATAAACTTCGACCTTGAAAATATAAGGTTGTAGTTTTTTTACCTTATCGGTTTTGTCCAACCATTTTATAGAACTTGTTGAAGGTAAAATAATTTGCTCCAAAGTGGAATCTGCAGCCATTTCATTGATTAAGCACTGCAAATATTTTGCTTTAACTGCAAAAGTAGAACTCACATTCTTTGAATGTCTTCCGCTAATTATTCCTACAATATTACCCTGTTCATCTAATAAGGGGGCACCACTATTACCCGGATTCGCAGGAACTGATGTTTCATACGCAATTGTATCGCTTTTAAATCCTGATAAACTGTTAATTGTTCCTTGACCAAAAACCACATCTTCTTTTGAAAATCCAAGGGTGAAAACATCTTGCCCCAGAGTTACATCAGATTGTGATATGACAAATGGTATTGGTCCAAAACTATAAGCACTGTCACATATAGCTTTTAATATGGCAATATCTGCTTTACGACTTTTATACACGACTTTAGCACTGAATTTGATCAAACTGTCTGTATTATTTGTAATGAATATTGTATCAGAGTTCTTGACCAAATGGTAATTCGTAACTAAATAGCCCTGAGAAGAAATTAAGAATCCTGTACCACTATATTTAATCACTGTTTTTTTCTCTGTAGTAAATAGCGCTTTCCAAATAGATTGCTGTGTAGATGATAAGTTCTCAATGTCCTTCTTTAACTCATAATAGGAAGAAACATTTTTATTATAATCGAACCATCCAGCAAAATAGAGAGA encodes the following:
- a CDS encoding Spy/CpxP family protein refolding chaperone produces the protein MKTIIKKRRNTLLLTLALLVGMTTAAIAQGPGYNKNAKSEDGQRFCKNIPNLTTDQEQKIEQLRTKQIKKMTSLKNQMKLKHAELQLLQTAEKVDMKSVNAKIDEITNIKSELMKNGAAHKQEIRKILTEEQRVYFDAHGAKGKGNGRAGSCDGHRGQGSGGSGHFRNCPNK
- a CDS encoding DUF554 domain-containing protein produces the protein MTGTIVNVGAVILGSIIGLLLHKALPKKIVKIVFQAIGLFTLFLGFSMALKTDNLLILVFSIVIGAVIGEFINIEKYFNQFSNFLQKKSSLGSDRFNEGFITSFILFCVGSMTILGAIEEGLGGKPNLLYTKSLMDGFSSIALASAFGIGVLFSIIPLFLYQGGLTYFASFSESFLSDHMVNEMTATGGLLLIGLGLTILEIKVIKVVNMLPALLVVILLAWLIK
- a CDS encoding trypsin-like serine protease, producing the protein MEKNIHNQEIIDRYLRDELSKTELVEFNKKMLANAEFASEVKEQQELIESLNQYVKVKKIKKQLQKSHLELDQPYPLMASRFKRNVRNLVFTSSVAATIALAAVFGSLYFAGWFDYNKNVSSYYELKKDIENLSSTQQSIWKALFTTEKKTVIKYSGTGFLISSQGYLVTNYHLVKNSDTIFITNNTDSLIKFSAKVVYKSRKADIAILKAICDSAYSFGPIPFVISQSDVTLGQDVFTLGFSKEDVVFGQGTINSLSGFKSDTIAYETSVPANPGNSGAPLLDEQGNIVGIISGRHSKNVSSTFAVKAKYLQCLINEMAADSTLEQIILPSTSSIKWLDKTDKVKKLQPYIFKVEVYQ